In the Flavobacterium sp. 90 genome, TTCACCAATATTGGTTCCGTTATTTTTTGATGACGGCTTAGAACTCGTAATTACAACTTCTTCCAATACATTGTTGTCTGCTTTACTAACCACAATTGTTGGCAAATCATTATCACCAAGTGTTAAAAATATTTGTGCATTAGAATAATCTTTGGTGCCTGAACTTTTAATTTCCAGTTCATAAGGGCCACCGGCATTTAAATTTTCGAAACTAAATCTACCTTGTTTATCAGTTGTAGCTCTGTAAACAGCGTTTGTAGGTAAATGTGTTAATGTAACCTCAGCGTCAGTAAGTGGGCTGGTTCCATCATTAACTTTGGCAGATAATGACGAGGTTGTAATTTGAGCAAAAATGTTTCCCATAACAAGAAGCATAAATGCCGAAAAAAAGAGTTTTAGTTTTGTCATGTTGTTTTTAGTTTTTATTTGACAAAGAAACTCAGTTTGTTTCGATCGGATTTAACGGTTTTGTTAACTTAAAATGATAAAAATATTCATTGTTAACCCAAAATTATGAACGTGTTATTTCTGTTTTAATCAATTATACCTTTAAAATCAATAGTTTAAACAAAATGCTAAAAATAAGTAGATTAGGTTTGTATTTGAAGTAGATTAGAGAAAGATTAGAGTGTTAAATTAATGTTACCGATTGTAAAAATAAGGGTTCGCGAATTGTAACATTTTTGCTAAAAAAGATGTTTTTCAAAGCTAGTTTGTCATTTTGAGGAACGAGAAATGACATAAAATGAGACGAATTTGTAAACTATGATGGATTAAAATCCATCCCTACAATATAAATCGAGCCGAAGGCTCTTTACAAAAGTTCCGGAGGAACGACTTATCTTGTAGCAACGGATTTTAATCCGTTGTATCGGAATGTAATCAACCATATTTTATGTCATCTCGACCGAAGGGAAAAATCACACATAAAAATCCGCATCTAAAATCGCCAATCTTTGTAGAGCTACTTGTGTGTCCTTCGACTTCGCTCAGGATGACAAACTAGATGGAAATGTTGTTATGAAAATGATTGCCCTAGCCCCGATAGAAGTGGAAATCCTTTTGTGGCGGGGTTCGCCACAAAAGATTGGAAAGTATAGCGGGATTAGCTCCTGAAAAAATTACGCAAATTTAACATCAGATCAGCAAAATTTGGGTAAAAAAAATATTTTAATCCTTTAAGCGATGGTAATTATTTAAACACTTTAAATATTATCAAACTATAATAGATTTTAAATTAGCATAGTATTGAATAGCGTCCAACTTTAGTTGGATGAAAAATAAAGCACAATATAAAAGGCTTTAGCCAAATTATTACTCATTCGGCTAAAGCCTTTTTATATTCAATTTTTATTCTCCAGCTAAAGCTGGAGTCTATTCAAAAAAATTGTCTTTTACTAATCCTTTAGATTATGATTCTAAGGAAATACTAAAGAAAATGTAGTGCCTTTTTCTAATTCAGAATCTACGATTAGATTAATATTATGAAGTTTTAGAATTTGCATAGTTATAAAAAGTCCCAATCCTTGTCCCTGAATATGACGCGTTCTGTCGCTTCTGAAAAAGAGATCAAAAATAGATTCTCTATCAGTTTCTGAAATTCCCGGACCTTGATCTGTGATTTTTATCAGAAGCTTTCCTTCATTCGAAAAAGCAAATACGTTGACTTGTTCAGGCGACGAAAATTTAATCGCATTATCGAGAATATTGTATAAAGCGATAAAAATCATGTGTTTATTTCCATGAATGGAAAGCAAATCTTCATCATCAGAAATTGCATCAAAATTGACAGAAACTTTAGCTTCGGGATATTCGATAGCTTTCTTTTCCAGAACATTCCATAATACTTCATCGATTCTAACCGACTCCATTTGCTGCGGTTCAGAAAGTTCAAGTCCTGATAAAACCAAAAGTCCTTCGAGAGTAGATTTGAGATGTAAAGTATCTTTTTTGAGTGATTTTAAAATTTGCTGATATTGCTCGTTTGTTCTTGGTTGTTGCAGCGAAACATCAATGTCTCCGATAATAATAGTTAGCGGAGTTTTTAATTCATGCGAAGCGTTTTTGAGAAAGTTGTTCTGAATCATGATTCCGCTTTCGAGTCTTTCCAGAAGATAGTTGAAAGTGGTAACAAGCTCTTTAATTTCGTCTTTTCCGCTTGTTTGCGGGATTTCCAGCCTCGAATGAAGGTTTTCGGTCGTAATCGTATTTACTTTGGCTATAACTTGCTCAAAAGGCAGAAAAGTTTGTTTGGCTAAAAAAGTTCCCAAAAGATAATTTATCGGGATTCCGGCAAGATAAAAAAGGATAAACATTATACCTAAAATCTCCAATTGTCGGTTTCCTGTGCGATCAATTCCGGAAACGACAATGATAAAATCTCCCTGATTGTCTTTATAAAATAAACCTACAAATTGCCTTGTATTGACTTTAAAATGCAGAATTTTTTCTTTTTTAATCAGATTAAAATATTGGTCACTTAGCTTAAAATCAACATTATCCTCTACAAAAAGTTTTTTTGTTTTGGCATCATAAACCCTTATCGATTCATTATTTATGCGATTGTATTGTATTTCGATTTGACGATAACGCGCGCTGTTAATCTCTTTGATTTCGTCTTTTTCGAAGTAAAAAAGAGCCGTTGTCATTGCATGATCTTCGAGATTATCATAATAGAGATCTTTCATGTGAGTTCTAAACAACAAGAAAGAACCCGCCATTACAAGTCCAACCGTAAAGGCAAAAAGCAAACTGGAATTAACCGCGAGTTTGTTTTTAAGATTCATGACTCATGACTCTTTTGTTTGAGCATATATCCCGTTCCTTTTATGGTATGAATTAGTGGCGTAGCAAAGTTTTTGTCGACTTTATTTCGCAGATAATTGATGTAAACATCGACAGTATTAGAATTCATGTCAAGATCAATAGTCCAAACTGCCTGAGCAATTGCAATTCTCGACAAAGCCGTTTCTCTGTTTTTCATGAAAAAAATCAGAAGTTTAAGTTCTCTCGAAGATAAATTAAGTTCTTTTCCGTCTCTCGTGGCGCTTTGTTCCTTCATATTGATCTCAATTCCGGCATAAGATTGAAAGTCTAATATTCCGGTACTAAATTCGGCACGACGAAGCTGAGCGTTTATTCTCGCCAGAAGTTCTTCAAACAAAAAGGGTTTTGCGAGATAATCATCGGCACCGGATTGTAATCCTTTTACTTTTTCATGCGGAGTATCTAATGCGCTCAAAATAAGAATAGGCAGAAGTATTTTTCGGTTTCTTAAAACTTCACAAACTTCAAATCCTGTAATATCCGGAAGCATAATATCGAGAATAATGATATCGTAATCATTTTCCATGACTTCATTTATGGCGTCATATCCTTTCGAAACTGACTTAACCTGATAGAGATTTTCTTCAAGTCCTCTCGAAATAAAAGAAGCAACTCTGGGATCGTCTTCAACTAATAAAACTCTATTCATAACCGAATATAATTGGGGTGTGCAATATTATTTATGTGATATAATAAGTATTTTGGGTACTTATTGGAGTTACTTTTTTATCGTTTAATTCTAATAATGTATTTTCTATCATTTGCGACATTGCGTCTAATGCAAGGTCATTTGGCTGAAGACCAAAAGGATTTTCTAACTCATCGGCAATTGCTTCAAGAGCGACGAAAGTATATGCTATAAAAACAATTATAAAAGGCGTAATCCAGCCCATTGTTTCGACAAAACCAAAAGACAACAGAAAGCAATAAATGTAAACCGTTCTGTGCAATAAAACGCTGTAAGTATAAGGAATTGGCGTTCCTGCGATTCGTTCGCATCCGCCAACAATGTCGGAGAGTTTGTTCAGATTTTCTTCAAAAGCAAGTTGTGTAACACTGTCTATTTTGTTTTCTGATTTGGCATTTCTGACCCAAACTCCCAATTCTCTTAAAATAATTATAGGTTTGAATTTGACTTCTTTAAGTTGTTCAGCAAGTTCTTTTGGCAGAAGCCGATTCATATCATTCTCAGAATTTGTTTCTCTAAGCTGATGTTTTAAACTGTAGACAAATGCAATAAGTAAGTTGGTAAAATTCTCTCGTTTGGCTTCATATTCTGCATCGTTAATCAACGTAATACTTTGTCTGGTAAGAGATCGGGTATCGTTTAATAATGCGCCCCAAAGTTTTCTGCCTTCCCAAAAACGATCATAACTTACATTGTTTCTAAAACCCAAAAATATAGCCAATGCAATCCCGAATAAAGTGAAAATTGCGGGGTTAATGTGTAAATTATATTTAAGAAGATAAGGCTTGAAATAAACCACCAAAAGGGAGAATAAAAGCAATAACAGAAGCCTCGGAAGGAGTTGCGGCAAAACGGAACCTCTCCATTCAAAGAGCATTTTAAACCAGGTATTCTTTTTCTTTATTATCATTTGGAAAAAACGAAATTCTAAGATATAAAAGTAATTAAAAGTGGTATCGCTCGCAAAAAATTACAGAAAATATAATGGTCTTTATTTACGGTGCATTTTAAGGAGATTAATCATTTAAAAAAGCCGTCAAATTGTAGTAATAAGACGGCTTTTGAAATTAAGATTTTGACTGTTTTTTTAGGTTGATAAAGTTAAACCTTTAGCTTTAAAATTACCAAAAAGTACTTGTCTTGCACTACTTATTGTTTCTTCGGTACGGTAAATACTGCACCAGAATTTTACTTGTAATTTGAATTTTTCTTCAGAAATTGCACTGTAATAAATCTGTGGCGTTTTAGTATTATTTACCATTTGCATGCTTTCCAGAGATTCAATTATAAGTGCATTAATATCCTCTGGCATTACATCTCCCGAAACTTCTAAAGTGATTTCTACCAATTTAAAATTGTCTGTATAAGTCCAGTTTGTAATGTTTTGAGAAAGTAAATTACCATTCGGAATAATGATTTCGGCACCGTTTGGCGCATTGATTTTCGTGGTACGTAATCCCATAGATTTTACACGACCGGATTCATTACTAATATCGATTACATCGCCAATTTGGATTGGTTTATCGAAAATTAAAATAATACCCGAAACAAAATTGTTAACCACATTCTGAAGTCCAAGTCCAACACCGACACCTAAAGCTCCTAATAAAATACTTAGTTTGTCTAGTGGCATTCCCGAAGCTGCAACAGCCAAAAGATAACCGACTATTAAAACCACAAGTCTTGTAATCAATAGTTTAGAATGTTGTCTTTTATTGACGTTTTCTTCGTTTTCATCGTCAATTTCGCCAAAAAAGTAAGCAACATAATTTTGCAATAAATGCGCTACCCAAATAATGATGAAAAACAAAACTATGTTTCCTAAAGTAAAAGTGATGCTTCCAATAGTATTTGGATGACTTAATATGGTGACTAAACCGGAACGAAGAGATTCCCAAGCATTTAAATTAGCTGCGATCACAACAATCCACATATAGCTAATTATGATAATGAAAGGTTTTTTGAGCGTGTCAGACAGACTTTCGTGATCGAAGATTTTTTCGATTCCACGTTTAATTCTGGTAGTGTAAATCTGTAAAAGAATAACTTCTAAAACAATCTTCAAAAGAACACTTAAAGCGACAATTTGTGTCAAAGAAATGAAAGCCGTAAGACTTAACATATTGGCAAGCGAAACTCTTCCTAGAAGATTATCAAAGATTGACAAAATATTCAGACCGATAAAAATGATAGTCGCCCATTTAAAAAATCCTTTAATATAAAGTTGTTCTTTTAAAGTTTTAATCTGAACTAAACCGTAACGGATTCCTAAAATATTGATTACAATAAAAGCACAACGCTGAATAAATCCTACTGCAATAAACAAGTCAAGGAAACACAAAACAAAGAATAGTACTAAAAGAAATATCCAGTTTTTCATGGCAACTGCAGGCCATCTATTCTTAAAAAGAACCGTAAGAAGTCCCAAAAGTACCAACTGAATTAATTCTATAAACAATGCCGGAGCATATAAATTACTGACAACGGCAATATTAAGACCAATAACTGAAACGGGAATTATAACACCTCGATTTAAATATTTGAAGTTAAACTGAGCCAAATTATCGGCATGTGCATTACTGTTTAGGTATTTTAAATTGCGTGAAATGTACCAACCCAACAATCCCATTAATAAAACCAATGTGATCAAACCGCCAGCTCTGTAACTTAGATAATAAGCTGCGACATTTTCTTCGATAATGATCTTAGCTTTTATGTTTTGACCGACTATTTTTTTAGCTGTCGTATCACTTTTGCTCCATAAAGTAGGATATTCTTCCTTCAGCATTCCGATGCCTGATTGTTCAAGTTTGCTGTCAACGGTAATTAAAGCATTCGAAACCGCAATTTTTCTTTCAACTGTAAGTCTTTTGTTTTTGTTTAAAATACCTTGATTTTTGGTCATTAAACTGTCCGTGCTTAGGTATCTGCTTTTAAGATTTGCGAATTCTTTTTTAAATTGTTTGCGACGAATCGTGTCTTTCAAAAGACCCATTAAGGTTTTGTCCTTGCGTAAATCAATCACTCTGCCTTTGATTTTTTCAAGAGCAAGATTACGCGAATTGATTGCTGTATTTTGTTCTTCAAGTTCCTGCTGAATTTCTTTCAGCACGATACGATACATTTGCTGATTGCGCACATTAGGATTTGCACCTTTTAAACTCTCGAGAATAAGATCAAGTTTACTTTGTGTTCTTTTGATATCACCAAATAAATGATGACTATTTCCATCAAATTCGGTGTCATTGTGAGCAGATTCCAAAACTTCGCCGGCTTTTTCGATCGCCATTAGATAATCACTGTCTGTAGTGGTTTCCTGAAATAGCGAAGATTTGGTTTCTGCTTTTGGAGGAGTTGTTTGCGAATAGGCGAGTGGCGTGTAAAATAAGACTGCTAATAAGGCAAGTAAACAAATAGAATATCTTTTCTGAATCATAATTTAGGGCATAAATTTAAGGGTCAAATGTAATTTTTTTTAAAGTATTTATGATGAAGAGTATGATAAAATTTGGTTAAAAGAGAGATTGCTTTTTGCCACAGATTAAAAAGGATTAAAATGATTTATCGCTTAGCAACTTTGTCAAAGTTTAAAACTTTGACAAAGTTTCAAAAGTAAACGAGATATAGTTTTACACAAAGAAACTCACAGAAAGTAGAAAATAAAATCTGTTAAATCAGCCAAATCTGTGTGCAAAAAAAAAACGTAAACAGGAGAAAATCATTTTAATCCATTTAATCTGTGGCTAAAAAAGAAAAATTAAAAATATTATATTCGTACTCTCATACTAAAAACACAGAAACACCTAGAAAATGGAGAATATTACCGTAATTATCATGTTACTATTTGGAGTCGCATTCCTGAGTCTTGTTAGTAAAAAATATAATTTCCCAATTCCAATTGTGTTGGTGCTTTGCGGAGTTGTGATTAGTATTATTCCAGGACTTCCGGTGATTGCATTAAGTCCCGAAGTTGTTTTTATCGTCTTTTTACCGCCGCTTTTATATCACGCAGCTTGGTACACCAGTTGGTCTGACTTCAAGCAAACTATTAGGCCAATTACTTTGGCGGCTGTAGGTTTAGTGCTTTTTACGACTGTTGCCGTAGCTTTTGCTGCACATATGCTGATTGATGATATCTCCTGGCCGTTAGCTTTTTTATTGGGGGCAATAGTTTCTCCGCCTGATGCTGTTTCGGCTACTTCTATAACAAAAGGTTTGGGTTTACACCCTAGATTAATTGCCATTCTCGAAGGCGAAAGTCTGGTAAATGATGCGAGTGGTTTAGTAGCTTACAAATATGCTTTGACCGCTATTACAGCTGGAAATTTTGTACTCTGGCAAGCAGGATTGAATTTTGTTGTGATGTCGGTTATAGGAATCGTGATTGGTTTAGGTGTAGGATATATTATGAGTTTTATTCATAAAAGATTTGTTTGCGACGAAGTTATCGAAGCAACTTTAACTTTATTAACACCTTTTGCCTCTTATTTAATTGCCGAACATTTCGAAGCTTCGGGAGTTTTGGCCGTTGTGGCGACAGGACTTTTTCTTTCGGCGAGATCAGGAACGATTTTTACACACGAAAGCCGAATCATGACAGGAACAATTTGGAGTGTTTTAACGAATATCTTAAACGGATTAATCTTTATCCTAATCGGATTGCAATTGCGTCAAATTATCGAAGGAATCGGTGATTATTCCGGTTGGTCATTGTTTGTTTGGGGTGCTTCGGTAAGTTTGGTCGTGATTTTAGTACGTTTTTTATGGGTGATTCCGGCAACTTTGCTTCCAAGATATATCAGTAAAAAAATCCGTTTACAGGAAGAATTTGATTTCCGAAATATGATTGTTTTTGGTTGGTCGGGAATGCGTGGTGTAGTTTCGATGGCGGCTGCATTGGCGCTTCCGCTAATGATGAACGAAACAGAAGAATTCCCTCTTCGAAACCTCATCATTTATCTGGTATTTTGTGTAATTCTTTCGACTTTGGTAATTCAGGGATTGACTTTGCCTTGGTTAATCAAGAAATTAAAAATTGAAAAATATTCAATCCTGGCCGAAGAATACGAAATAAGAAACGTAATTGTTTCGCAAACCATTACTCACATCGAAGATAATTTCTCGTTACTCAACGACGACTTGCTCCACAACATAAAAAGCAAATACGAAGTAAAATTCAATCGCCTCCAAAAAACTGAACTTCCAGCCAACTTCTTCGGAAAAGGAAATCTAATGGGCGGCGAGATTTTCAACGATTTCACCAAACTTCAAATTGATCTCCTAAACGTAGAACGAGGAAAACTAGAATCGATGCACAAATCAGGTTCTGTAAATGAAGAGATTTTCAGGAAGATTGAGAAGGAGTTGGATTTGGAGGAGACTAGGTTGTGGATGGAGATGTATGAGGAGTAAGTTATACTTTATCGACAAATTGTTTAATTACCTCTCTAATTTTTATCTGCCACTCTTTTATTTTATTTTCTACATTAATTAAAACAACGCTACATATTTTATCATCATGATTTCCATCCTTTTTTAAATAAATTCCTGCTTTACTATCTTTATTGTTTCCAGGATAAACCAACGCTACTTTTGTAGCGTCAAAATATTCATGATATACATACATTTGTCTTAAATCATCTGGCGATGGATTATAGCCGTTTAGATTTTTCCATTTAGTATCTAATACAATGTTACCATTATTGGTTTCAATAAAAATATCGGGTTTCATTGCTGTTCTTCTGCCGTTTTCAGGTTTCCAAAAAAACTTTGAAGTTTGTGCTTTTATCTTGATATAATCATTTTTATTTTTCTTTAAGCTTACATATATAAATTGCTCCCAAAGCATATTCATATCAAACATAAGAGCCAAAACATGGTTTCTTCCTTTGCTTACATCAGGATGATATTTCAATAACAATAATTTAGCAATTTCAATTGCTTTTTGATAATGTTGATTTTTTCTATTATAAATTAATTTTTCAAAAGTAGCATCTGGAATTTTTATATCTGGCATTTCAGGAAAATGCAAAAGCAAAACTCCAATACGGCTATGCAAATCATTATTGGTGTTAATCTGTTTTAATAACTTTATCGTTTTATATAGAATGAAATGTAACGTGTGTTCAATATCATAAATCGAATGGCGAACATAAAAACGTTCTTGATGGAATAGATTTTGTTGAATATGTTTACTGAATTGTAAACTGCCTTTTAATGCAGTAACATTTCCTTCTTTTTTTCGGTACTTTTTTACTAAACCATTATGAAGTAAATATTCTACTTCTTTGATAAATAACTCAAAATATAAATCTAAAATTGTATTAGGTTTTATTTTTAAATTACTGGAGCTTGTCGATTTTATATCAAAGCTTCCTACAGCTCGCAACATTCCAATTAATAGGTCACGCCATTTTTTATCTTCTGCTACTGAATGTGGAGTTTTATCAGCCTTTGGCAATACTTCGATTAAGGTATTGCCAACCTGTATGACGCCGACATGTTCATTAAATTGAACTCCATTATAGACTAATTTATAGAAAGGTTTCCCGTTTCCATAATAGCGTTCTAAAGCTTCAAATTGATCTTTAGTGATTTTCTTTTCACCTCTATCAAAACGAAGAATTTCATGTTCAAAAACAACAATATTTTCTTTTATTTTGCTCAAATTACTTATTCATTAAAACTTGGATAGCCTTTTCAAAATCCATAATTACATCAACTTTATTAAGAGTTAACCTGTAATCTTCGCCTTTTCTATAATCAACAATTTCATAAACATTTTTATTATCAAAATCATCAATGGCATCATCAAAATCAGCAAAGATATCTAATCCTTTATCTGATTCTTTCAAACTCACAAAACCCTTTCCTAGTACCAAACCAATTTTGCTATAATCTCCAAAGAAATATTCTTGAAGCAAGGGAATTATATTTTTATAAAAAGAATCTATAATTGAAATTTTATCTTTGTTAAGTAAATAGGAATGACCTATTTTATGATCTTTGTCTAATAATTTTTCAATTCTTAAATTGATTGTTTTAAGTATTTCAGAAGCTTTGTATCCGAAAATATCATTTTGCAATTCTTCTAAACTATATAGTGGTGGCATTTCCTCAAAACAAAAACGTCTTCTTAGAGCAGCGTCCAAAGCTTCAACACTTCTGTCAGCGGTATTCATCGTGCCAATTATAAATAAATTGGCAGGTACTCCAAATTCTTCTTGGCTGTATGGTAATGTTATATCTGCTATCTCATTCTCTTTGCCTAATCTTTTATCGTCCTCAATTAAGGTAATTAATTCTCCAAAAACGCTTGATACATTGCAACGATTAATTTCATCTAAAAAGATGACATGAATTTTATTTTCTGCTATTGCTTTTTCAAACAGATATTTTCTTTCATCTTTTGTATGTTCAAGACAATCTTTCAAATTTATGAAACCTGCTTTTTGTGATGCTTTTTCACAGGCATTATAGAAGATCCCCTTTCTAATTTCATAAATTACTTTTTCACTTCTTTCGTCTTCATCATCTTCTAAATTTTCTTTGCTTAAGTCAGGTTTGATCCCTTCAATAAAGTCCTCATAAGTTAAACTTTGATGGCAAGTTGTAAATGTATAATCTTTACTTTTTTTAGTGTCATCACTCTTTTTAAATTCTTCAAAAGCATCTACTAATGGTATAAATTCTAATTGAAATAAAGTTCGACTATCTAATCTCCACTCAGAGTTTGCTTCTTTATAAAATACCCTTTCTCCAACACGATGAGCTAACTTAACATTTTCACATTCATCAACTGTATGGTGTTGCAAACTGCTCCACAATCGCGTATTTAATCGTTTAACACTGCTTGAGCCAAGCTTTGCAATAATTAAAGGATGTTTAGCTAATTCTGGTACAGTAATATTTTCTTTTTCTAGTAAGGCCAAACCAATAACTTGCCACCATGTATAATTTTTAACAAATGAAGTATAATCTATTTCAGTACTTGTTTTTTCCTTTAAATTCCAATCTTCAATTATTTGTTGAAGTTTATAGGTTTTTCCTGTTCCTGGTGGACCATATAGAATTTGGTTTAACGAACTTTTATTGTTATTATTCATAATAGAAGATGTTGCAGAATTATTATTTGTAGGCATTGTGGTTATATCTGGTTCGGATATTATTGGAGTTAAATTATCTTGTACAGGATACGCCCATCCTTTGTATGTTGCAAAAGAAGTGGCTGGTATTGATTGAACTCTTTCGAATTTTCTAGTAAGAAATACAATGTTTGCCGACTTATTGTCATCATTATACTTAGTGAAATCATTTTCGTATCCATCTATTTTTTTAAATTTAGAAGGCCAGTTCTTTTCTTTTAATTGAATATCATTTTCTACAAAATCAATAATTTCAGCTACATATTGTACATTGCCATGAACGGAATAAAATAACTTAAAATATCCACCATCATTAATTTTGCTTCGTAACATCTTCAATGTGTTATTTGTCCCTGTTGGTCTTTTAGAATTCCATAAGATAGTACAATCACTTCCCTGCATATTATTTATAGCATTATCTTTCCATGGAGTATTATCAGAAGCCATTAATCCAATGATATCATCCAGCCATTCTTTTCTGATAAAATAAATAATGCAAGAAAGTAAATAAGTATAGTTTTTAATATTACTTACGTTAATTTGATAATAAGAAAAATATTCTTCTAAATCTTTTATGAAGTCATTTGGATTATATTCTTTTTGAAATAATGTTTGTGAAATCATTGTTCTATGGTTTTCACTTAAAATCGTAGCATTATTTGTTGGATCAAGAAGATAATTTATTGCATTTCGAATAGAACCAACTGGGACAGCATTTGGATTAAATTTGAAGGTTATTAATTTTTCAACCCAATGATTCATTCTTACATAAGCCATTGCTAAAGTTCTATTATCATCGTATTGATTGAAATAATCCTTGCTTTTTGCTTTGCTATCACAATATGAAATAATTTCAAATAATAAGTTGAGTATTTCATTGATGGTTTGCCTTTTAATAGCTAGTTTTTGCAAACCTTCGTAATCAGCAGCTAATTTTTCTAAATCGGATTTGTCTTCATTATTTATGGATAGATTCAGCCATTTTTGTAATGCATCTTGACCTTTTTGAAAAAAGAAATCTTGAGTATTAATTATTCTTTCAGTAAATTGATTTGTTAAATATTGTTCGATTCTTTCTTTTATCATTTTTAATTTTCTAATATTTATAATGGAGCAAAATTTGATTAAGCATATAATATTCTCCA is a window encoding:
- a CDS encoding Na+/H+ antiporter, coding for MENITVIIMLLFGVAFLSLVSKKYNFPIPIVLVLCGVVISIIPGLPVIALSPEVVFIVFLPPLLYHAAWYTSWSDFKQTIRPITLAAVGLVLFTTVAVAFAAHMLIDDISWPLAFLLGAIVSPPDAVSATSITKGLGLHPRLIAILEGESLVNDASGLVAYKYALTAITAGNFVLWQAGLNFVVMSVIGIVIGLGVGYIMSFIHKRFVCDEVIEATLTLLTPFASYLIAEHFEASGVLAVVATGLFLSARSGTIFTHESRIMTGTIWSVLTNILNGLIFILIGLQLRQIIEGIGDYSGWSLFVWGASVSLVVILVRFLWVIPATLLPRYISKKIRLQEEFDFRNMIVFGWSGMRGVVSMAAALALPLMMNETEEFPLRNLIIYLVFCVILSTLVIQGLTLPWLIKKLKIEKYSILAEEYEIRNVIVSQTITHIEDNFSLLNDDLLHNIKSKYEVKFNRLQKTELPANFFGKGNLMGGEIFNDFTKLQIDLLNVERGKLESMHKSGSVNEEIFRKIEKELDLEETRLWMEMYEE
- a CDS encoding response regulator transcription factor, producing MNRVLLVEDDPRVASFISRGLEENLYQVKSVSKGYDAINEVMENDYDIIILDIMLPDITGFEVCEVLRNRKILLPILILSALDTPHEKVKGLQSGADDYLAKPFLFEELLARINAQLRRAEFSTGILDFQSYAGIEINMKEQSATRDGKELNLSSRELKLLIFFMKNRETALSRIAIAQAVWTIDLDMNSNTVDVYINYLRNKVDKNFATPLIHTIKGTGYMLKQKSHES
- a CDS encoding restriction endonuclease translates to MSKIKENIVVFEHEILRFDRGEKKITKDQFEALERYYGNGKPFYKLVYNGVQFNEHVGVIQVGNTLIEVLPKADKTPHSVAEDKKWRDLLIGMLRAVGSFDIKSTSSSNLKIKPNTILDLYFELFIKEVEYLLHNGLVKKYRKKEGNVTALKGSLQFSKHIQQNLFHQERFYVRHSIYDIEHTLHFILYKTIKLLKQINTNNDLHSRIGVLLLHFPEMPDIKIPDATFEKLIYNRKNQHYQKAIEIAKLLLLKYHPDVSKGRNHVLALMFDMNMLWEQFIYVSLKKNKNDYIKIKAQTSKFFWKPENGRRTAMKPDIFIETNNGNIVLDTKWKNLNGYNPSPDDLRQMYVYHEYFDATKVALVYPGNNKDSKAGIYLKKDGNHDDKICSVVLINVENKIKEWQIKIREVIKQFVDKV
- a CDS encoding HAMP domain-containing sensor histidine kinase; the protein is MNLKNKLAVNSSLLFAFTVGLVMAGSFLLFRTHMKDLYYDNLEDHAMTTALFYFEKDEIKEINSARYRQIEIQYNRINNESIRVYDAKTKKLFVEDNVDFKLSDQYFNLIKKEKILHFKVNTRQFVGLFYKDNQGDFIIVVSGIDRTGNRQLEILGIMFILFYLAGIPINYLLGTFLAKQTFLPFEQVIAKVNTITTENLHSRLEIPQTSGKDEIKELVTTFNYLLERLESGIMIQNNFLKNASHELKTPLTIIIGDIDVSLQQPRTNEQYQQILKSLKKDTLHLKSTLEGLLVLSGLELSEPQQMESVRIDEVLWNVLEKKAIEYPEAKVSVNFDAISDDEDLLSIHGNKHMIFIALYNILDNAIKFSSPEQVNVFAFSNEGKLLIKITDQGPGISETDRESIFDLFFRSDRTRHIQGQGLGLFITMQILKLHNINLIVDSELEKGTTFSLVFP
- a CDS encoding mechanosensitive ion channel domain-containing protein → MIQKRYSICLLALLAVLFYTPLAYSQTTPPKAETKSSLFQETTTDSDYLMAIEKAGEVLESAHNDTEFDGNSHHLFGDIKRTQSKLDLILESLKGANPNVRNQQMYRIVLKEIQQELEEQNTAINSRNLALEKIKGRVIDLRKDKTLMGLLKDTIRRKQFKKEFANLKSRYLSTDSLMTKNQGILNKNKRLTVERKIAVSNALITVDSKLEQSGIGMLKEEYPTLWSKSDTTAKKIVGQNIKAKIIIEENVAAYYLSYRAGGLITLVLLMGLLGWYISRNLKYLNSNAHADNLAQFNFKYLNRGVIIPVSVIGLNIAVVSNLYAPALFIELIQLVLLGLLTVLFKNRWPAVAMKNWIFLLVLFFVLCFLDLFIAVGFIQRCAFIVINILGIRYGLVQIKTLKEQLYIKGFFKWATIIFIGLNILSIFDNLLGRVSLANMLSLTAFISLTQIVALSVLLKIVLEVILLQIYTTRIKRGIEKIFDHESLSDTLKKPFIIIISYMWIVVIAANLNAWESLRSGLVTILSHPNTIGSITFTLGNIVLFFIIIWVAHLLQNYVAYFFGEIDDENEENVNKRQHSKLLITRLVVLIVGYLLAVAASGMPLDKLSILLGALGVGVGLGLQNVVNNFVSGIILIFDKPIQIGDVIDISNESGRVKSMGLRTTKINAPNGAEIIIPNGNLLSQNITNWTYTDNFKLVEITLEVSGDVMPEDINALIIESLESMQMVNNTKTPQIYYSAISEEKFKLQVKFWCSIYRTEETISSARQVLFGNFKAKGLTLST
- a CDS encoding bestrophin family ion channel, coding for MIIKKKNTWFKMLFEWRGSVLPQLLPRLLLLLLFSLLVVYFKPYLLKYNLHINPAIFTLFGIALAIFLGFRNNVSYDRFWEGRKLWGALLNDTRSLTRQSITLINDAEYEAKRENFTNLLIAFVYSLKHQLRETNSENDMNRLLPKELAEQLKEVKFKPIIILRELGVWVRNAKSENKIDSVTQLAFEENLNKLSDIVGGCERIAGTPIPYTYSVLLHRTVYIYCFLLSFGFVETMGWITPFIIVFIAYTFVALEAIADELENPFGLQPNDLALDAMSQMIENTLLELNDKKVTPISTQNTYYIT